Part of the Candidatus Bathyarchaeia archaeon genome, CTTTTGCTCGTCGAGTACGGAAAAGGAGACAAATTCGTTAGGTTTCATAAAGGCAATGTAACTGTATATTAAAAGGATGAAGGCTATAGTTAATGCGATGGCTATTGGAATTGTATAATTGTCTTCTTCATAGAATTGTTTGATGATTTTCTGCACTTTTTCCTTCAACCTTTTATTCCTCTACTATAGGAGCTGATTAGAGTTTCCCGACGCTAGATAAACTCTTCGTAGATCTCGATAAGCCTTTCCACATTTTCTTCCCAACTATATCTCTGCTCCACAATTTTTCTAATTTCTCCAATAATGCTGGATGCGTCGCTGTAAGAAAACTCCAACACCGCCTCAGCAAGGGCTGTCGCGTCATCCGACGGCACTATTTTCCCGCAATTTTTGTTAACAATTTCGGGTACGCCTCCGACGTTGGTCGCTATGATTGGAAGACCGCAAGCCATGGCTTCAAGTAAGACTAATGGCATACCTTCTCCAGACTTTGAGGGCAAAACAAATACATCTGAAGCATTGTAATAAAGGGGAAGGAGTTCATCTGAAACAAACCCCAACAGTTTAAAGTTTTTTTCAAGTTTAAACTCCCTTATCTTCAAGCTGATTCGTTCGAAATCGGGGCCTCCTCCTGCCACCAAAAAGAGTAGCTTTGGATTTTTTTCCACCGCGATCCTTGCGCTTTCCAGCAGGAGGTCTATCCCATTCTTATATACTAGGCGTCTAACGGTTAAAACAATGAAAGAGTCCTTTGAGAGGCCCAAAAACTGTTTAACGTCTTTTTTAGATGCCGACGGCTTGAAACGGTTTATGTCCACTCCGTTGTAGAGAACCTCGGTTTTACGTGGGTCTGCACCCAAGTTTAGAATATAGTTTAGTGTGGCTTTGCTGACAACTAATATTTTGTCGGAGTCTTGCAAAACACTTCTACCAATTAAGAGGTCGTTTAGTTTTTCAGCGAAATCCCAGAAACCTCCATACTTTATAAAGGTGTTATGCTGCGTAAGCACTATAGGTTTTGAGTATTTTTTCGCTAGTTTTACGGCAAGGTAAGATGAAGGGTAGGGGTGTCCATGCACATGCACTAGGTCGCTGTCTCTAATGCGTTTTAAAAAAGTTCTATAACTATCTGGTTTAGGAATGATGTAAGGTATTCCTTGTTCCAAACCAATTTTTAAAACTGGATAGCAATAAACTTCTATCCCGTCAAAAACGTAGTTTTTCCTTCCAGTTATATTACTTGTGAGAATAGCGGGTTTGAAGCCCATTTGCAGTAGACGTTTATTCTGTTCATAGACAACTCTCTCTATTCCGCCCACGTGGGGCAAAAAAAGGTGGGTCACAACACATATTTTTGCAGATTTCATTGTTTGCACTACGGAATTCTACGTTCGACAAGTATAAAGCTTTACTTAAAAGTTGACAAGGAGTTTTTATTTAGTTTTAAAGAGAAAAATCGCTTGTGCCTTTTATGAACGTCTTGTCTTCTCGCGCCCAACCATTTTTAACTCTGGTTTTCTCCAATTTGCCTGAGCACTTCTTTAAGGCTTTCCCATAGTTTCTCCTCAAATGTAGCCCGTTGAAGCTAGTGCCAAAATGGAAAGTAAAGATGTCATGCGAGTCAACTCGTTTGAGGCTCCCATAACATCTCCTGTAACGCCTTTAAAATGGCTGTTTGAAACCCAGAGTATAATAAGCGCTGCGATGAGGTTTACGCCAAAGGTGATTAAGCCAGCTGTTTTGAGGGCTAGAAAGGCTGTTACAAGCGAAATGGCCAAAGCGGCTCCCAGCCGGAGTCTCCTGCGGCTGCCATGCATGGCATTAACAAAGTATGTGTTCATCCCTTTGTGGGCAGATCTGCCAAACCCTGCCAGAACAACCATGGAGAGTTTGGCTAAGGTCTCCGAGGCTGTTAAACTTTGGAGGATAATAGGTTGTCCTAGATGGGAAATGCATAATGCGGTTGCCAGAACCGTTATTAAGCCCAGCATGAAGCCACCGGTTCCCGTTTGTTTATCATGCATTATTTCAATTTTCTTATCCGGTGGACCTTGATACATTAGGCCGTCTCCGAAATCAAGCAGTCCATCCATATGGTGAAGTCCCGTCAGTAGAAGAATGAAGCCGCATGCCGCTACTCCAACTAACAAATTTGGAAGAACATGAGTTAAAGCCAAAGCAAACAGTCCGGATATGAAGCCGATTAGGGCTCCGACAGCCGGGAAAAGATACATGAGATTTGAAGCATCAATGAGACAGTCTTCTGTCATGCCTACTGGGAAAATTGTCAAGAACGCTATTAGGTTTTTAATCTTTTTAATCATTGAGGTTCACCGTGTATAAGCTGGCTATATGCTTTCTCTATCTCCCTAAAAATCTTCTCAGCTGAAATTTCGCCCTTCGACTTCATGATTGCAGCTATGCATGCACCTCCTGCGCCTACGCCCTCTTTAACGGCTCCAGTTTCGTAGGCTTTTAAACCTTCAAATTTTGAGGAGCTGAAGTTTAGGTTTACAGCTAATATTGGTATGTCAGCAATCTGTTTGACCAAACCAACAAGGTCTGCGTTTCTGTCTGAAATAATCCATCTTGTGGTTCCTATTGCTAAATTATCAAGAATATCGGGTTTTAATGCTTTGATAATGGCAAGCATGGCGCTCATTTGAGTGCCGCCAGCCATCAAGACTGGGACTTCATCAGCTGCGCCCATCACCAATCCTGCAAATGCTGGCATTACTGGGTCTCCGACACATGAAATAGCCTTCAATGGATTCGTGGCTAAGGCTCCAAATTTTATGCCGGAAGCCTCCAAACCCGCCTTAACTGTTTCGATTTTAAGCTTATGGGGGTTGTTTGGCATGCTGCTACTAACTTTTCCTTCCGCGTTTACACCCATGGCTAACAAAACGCCAAGGGCGGTTGTTGTCCCCCCCGGAACACTCTCACCGACGACGAGATAATCAACCGTCTTAGCCAAATTCTGTCCTACGACAATCGCTCTCTCCATAACTTCCTTGGCGGCTTCTACAGCTTTCCCGGTCCTTATATCTCCACCGGGGCTGCCGCCGAGCTCTATAAATGGCGTTTGAGGCTTAACTTTTAACCCTCCGTTCACAACAAGGACTGGTATGTCAGCAAGTTTAAGCGCTGCCCTTGTAATTAGAGCGGGTGTAGGTATACCCTCAGGGGTTACAGGAACGCCGGATATGCATTTACACCTCCCGAAAAGCAGAAGTTCAACATCTGCTGGAGGCGTGTAGTCTGTTAACTCCGGATTTTTCCCTGCAGCAGATATTCCTGAAATTTTTGCGGTCTCTGTCACTCCGACTACGCATATAAATAAGGTGTTTTTCCCCGTCAATTGTTTAAGGAAAACTTTTCCCTTCTCCATATTGTAGGCAAAAATTATATCATTCAAAATGGGAGCCTCCTTACTTTTTCGTTAGGCTCGTTTCTCATTTTCTAAAATCTTTAACACTGATGCAGCCTCAAAACAGTTTTTCACGGTTATTGCATCGCCATTTTTTAATTTTACATAAAGTTCTTCTGCTTTTCCCTTTGTGAAATCCCTTTGCTGGATGGGTGTTTCATCCACCACTATGACTTTTTTACCTTTTTTAACAGCATAAAGTGCTGCGTCTAGGTTTTTTAGGTTGCCGTTTCCGAAGCATACGTTGCTCAATATTACTATGTCCGCTTGGTCTATCATGCCTAGGTTTCTTTCATGGTTTTCGTCTGTAATTGGTGAGAATGGAGCCTCGCTTACTGTTGGAATTCCGAGCATTAAGCACTCTTCATAGTCGCTGTCTAAAAGGTTTAGAACTCCTGCTGTAATGTAATAGCCGTTTCTATATAGGAGTTTAATTAATGGAGCACCTGTTCCACCGCCGCATATTACATGGATTTTAAGGTTTTTTGACGGCTTCATTTCTTGTAGTTGAGAGATGGGAACTATGTAAATAGAGTTTGTTATCGAATGTTTTCTCACCATTACTTCTACGTTGAAGACTTTTCGTATGTTCTCTTCTGTTAAAATTTCGTCGACCTTCCCAATAGCGAAAATTTTGCCTTTGTGAAGCAAGATAGCCAAGTCGCAGTATCTGGCGGCTAAGTTGAAGTCGTGGAATACTGCTAGCGTTGCTATCCCCTTTTCAGCGCATATTTTCTTTAGTAAGTCCATTATTCCAATCTGGTTGCTTATGTCTAGGTGAGAGGTTGGTTCGTCGAGAAGCAGCACTTTAGGTTTCTGTGCTAGAGCTCTGGCTATCATAACGAGTTGCCTTTCCCCGCCGCTTAATTCGTTTATGGGTTTTTCAGCTAAATGCCATGTATTAGTAAGCATCATGGCTTCTTTAGCGATTTCCAAATCGGTTTGGTCTTCTCTTTCAAATCTGCGCATGTGAGGATGTCTTCCCATTAAAACAAGATCTAAGGCTGTGAAATCAAATTCTAAACTTGAGCTTTGGGGGACGACTGCCAAGTTTTTAGCCACATCGGAGCTTTTCATGTTGAAAATATCCGCTTCATTTAATAGTACGGTTCCAACCTTCGGCTTTAAAGTTCGGCTTATAGCTCTCAAAAGTGTTGTTTTTCCGGAGCCGTTAGGGCCTAGTAACCCTACAAGCTCTCCGGAGTTAACAGAAAAGCTGACAGCCTCCAAAACCTTTACAGAACCGTAATAACAATCTACACCGCACACCTTTAAAACAACCATGCTCTTTTCACCTAAATCCTAATTTTTCCAGTTTTCTTAAGCAGATAGATGAAGAACGGACAGCCCAGCATTGTGGTGATTATCCCCGTTGGAAGAGTCAAGGGCCTAATTATGTTTCTTGCCACAGTATCGCAAAGCACTAAGATGGAGGCTCCGGTTAAAGCTGAAGATGGTAAAAGTATTCTATGATCTGGCCCCACTAAAATTCGCATTATGTGGGGAACGATTAAGCCTATAAAGCCTATTATTCCGCTGATTGAAACTGCAACAGCCGTGATTATAGAGGAAACTATTAGAACTGTTTTTTTGACTTTTTCAACTTCGACTCCCAGCTGTTTTGCTTGCTCCTCGCCTAACAATATTATATTGAAATCTCTGGCAAACGCGTATAGAATTATGAAGCCAATAATAACAGTGGGGGCGGCTATGTATATGTATTCCCATTTGCTTAGCGAGAAGCCTCCGAGGAGCCACATGTAAACTGCGTGCAAGTCTTCTCCGGCAAGAGCCATCATTACCGAGATTAAGGCTGAGAAAAAGCTGCTTACAGCTATACCTGCAAGCAAAAGCCTAAGAACAGGCAACTCGGTTCCGGTTTTGGCTATGCCGTAAACTAAGAAAACTGTGGATACTGCGCCTAGAGAAGCCATAAACGGGATTGCGTAAACTGCTCCGAAAAGGCTGAAGCCAAGTCTTAGAACCATGGCTAAAGCCGCTCCAAAACCAGCTCCGGAGGCTACACCGAGCACATATGGGTCTGCCATAGGGTTTCTAAATAGGCATTGGAAAGCCACACCCGCTATTGACAACGCCACACCAACAACCACTGCCGAAAGAACTCTCGGAAGCCTTAACTGCACTATAACGGATTCCTCTATGCGCTCCCACTGGACAGGTATAAAGTTGTCTAACAGCGGGATTTCATGCAAAATTATTTTTAAGGCTCTATCAAAAGGTATAGCCATAGGACCTATAGCCGTTGCGACGCTCATAGAAAAAAGTAGAATTGCGGATAAAGAAACTAGGATGAGCGACCACTTAGCGAACCTTTTCAGATAGTTTATTTCCACACTTGAACTATTCATGTCTACTTGGACGCACCTAACATTCAACGCTTTCTTGAAATCATGTAAGCCGTAACACAGGTGAGTAATAAAATTAATACCACTACTAAAGTTATCCACAGGGGAATAGGAGTATGCCATACATCTGGCTGAGGCTCACCCATTAAAGCAAAATAGGTTAAATGATCGACTACAGCCTTAACGTAACCTTCATCCTTATTTATAACGCTTTCCAGCGGGAACCACTTATGCTTTTCCTCGTTCCAGTAGTAGATTTTCAGCGAGTTCTCATCAACTCCAAGAGTCTTTAGCTCACTTTTGTGATAGTATATTTTTAGAATAAATATCAGTCCTTCAGGAATGCTACATTCAATTTTTAAATAATTTCCTACAAATTTCAGATTTTTAGGAACTTCCGGGCCGTCCAATAATGCTGCAGCAATTAAACTGCCGTTACCCGCCGCTTTTAGCACTTCAATGTCTGCCTTGATTAAGGCTTGTAAAGTTAACGTTTGAGTTGAAAACCTCAACTCCGTTGTGTTTAAGTCTAGAGTCAGCATGTTTGACACATTAAATAGTTCCGGATGTAAAATGCTAGCTATGATCTCTAAGCCATCAACCAATCTTGGCCCAGGCCTTGCAATTAACGACTCGTCAAGTGAATACACCTTGCCATTTTTTATTGCTGAAATTTCTTCCCATCCGGATCCCCTCTTTTTCATAGTTTCTAGTGTTTCATAATAGCCCGGCATGCCTCGGACATTTATTATAATGTCAGGATTTAGATTTATGACTTCTTCATCTGTTGGACTCACCCATTTTGTTGAAGCATTGCCAAAGATGTTTACTCCACCCGCAATCTCGATAAGATGATGTGGCCATGACCCTGGCCCCGCGGTATTGATTGGCGGATACCAAAATTCAAAATAGACTTTAGGCTTATAAGTTGCGTTGGACGTCAAATCATTTACGCGTTTTACTCTTTCTCTAAGAATTCCAGTTAGAGCTTCGGCTTCAGATGATTTGCCAGTGGCATTACCTATTAGCATTATGTCTCTAAATATATCATTGAACGTTCCTGGACAAGTTACTATAAGTGGAATCCCGAGCCTTTCAAGATTTTCTACATTTGGGTCTCCTGGACCAAAGAATGAATACATAATTATTAAATCGGGACTTAAAGCCGCAACCTCTTCCGGGTCTGGGTTGTAGATGTTGCTTATCCTTTGCTTATGGATGGCTTCTGACGGGTAGTCGGAATATATGTCAACACCAACAACCCTTTCGCCTAAGTCTAGAGCATAGACCATTTCTGTAACACCCGGCGATATGCAAACTATCCTTGTAGGGGCTTTTGGTATGCTAATTGTCCTACCGAAATCGTCTATCACCGTGACGGGAAAACCGGCGTCAACACGTTTAACTTCAAACGCAAACAGCCCAATGAGCATAATTGTGATTTTCAAAACACTTAGCTTTTTTATGGCATTTGTTGCTTTAATGTTGAATGGTTTCATCTCATTATCTCCTTAATCGTCTTTTGCTGACTAAATAGGTCAAGCTCATAGTGACCAATGCTATAACCATTGCGGTGGTAACTACAAGCCAAAGTTCAACAGACAATCGCCATATAGGCGGTGGGCCTTCGCCCATGAGGGCAAAGTCTGACAGACGTGGAACAAAAGCTTCAACGTAATTTGCATCCTTATTCACCGAGCTAATTAAGGGAAGCCACCTTTCGTCTTCTTGGCTCCAGTAATAGATTTTCAACGTGTTCTCGTCGATTCCAAGGCTGGCTAATTCGCTTTCACTATAGTAAATTTTTAAAACAAACACCAAACTTTCAGGTGTGCTGCACTCGATTTTAACATAGCTTCCAACAAGCTTAAGACCACTTGGAGGAGATGGCCCATCCGTGGTAGCCGCTGCCATCAATGTCCCATTGCCAGCCGCCTTGAAAATAATTATGTCCGCTTTAACGAGACCTGTAAGGTTTAGTGTTTGTGTGGATGCCTTCAGAATGGTCGTGTTTAAGGCTAATATGTTTAACTCGCCAAACAGCTCAGGATGTAAAAATCTAGCTACTGCCTCAAGACCCAAAACTATTCTAGGTCCTGGCCTGACAATAAGGTTTTCATCAAGCAGGTAAACCTTTCCATTTTGCACAGCATTTATTGACGCCCACCCAGGGCGTTTCTTAATCTCCTCTAGTGTTGCAAAGTGTATGTGCTGCGCACCGTAAAGGCTTATTATAATGTCTGGATTCCTCGCTATAACTTCTTCATCGGTTGTTTCGACATAGTCCGTTATGGCGTCTCCGAAAATGTTGATTCCTCCAGTAACATTTATTATTTCGTCGCCCCAGGTGTTTGGACCAAAAGTCCAGGGTGGTGGGTACCAAAACTCCATGTAAACTTTCGGCTTGTCAGTGACGTCGCTTGTCTTATCCTTTATCTGGTTTATTGTGCTATTAAGCTGTAAGGCCAGTGTTTCTGCCTCTTCAATTTTGCCTGTGGCTTTACCTACAAGCCTTATATCATTTACTATGTCGTTTAGACTTCTCGGTTTTATAGCAATAACATTGACACCCTCTAAAGCTGCAATCGCACTCACATAGGGATCTCCTGGGCCAAAAAATGAGTACATAAGCACAAGGTCGGGGTTTAAGGCTGCAACTTCTTCTGGGTTAGGTGTATAAATGTCGCTTATCCGCTGCTTTGAAACAGCCTCAGGCGGGTAATCAGAGTATATGTCAACTCCAACAACTTTATCACCTAGGCCTAGGGCGTAGGCAATCTCGGTTGTAGACGGGTTTATACATACTATTCTCTGCGGAGGGTTCGTGATGGTTACTGTTCTGCCGATGTCGTCGGTGAGTGTCACTGGAAATGATGCGCTAGCCCTACCAATAACACTTAATCCTAATGCTTCAACGATTATGACCAAAACCATAGACAGGCATGTTAGAATTACTTTGTGCATTTTTATCACATTTTGGATGGATTATCCGACCCGTTATATAAAATTTACCCCTAATCACGCGAAAACTTAATCTGGATAGATAAACCATCCAGAAAATAAATGTGACATGAGGAGACTGTGTGTGGTTTTATCTAGGAAAGTCCCGTTTTTAACTTGCGAAGTAACCCCTAGGCAAAAAGTGAAAATCAACTTGTCGGGTTGCAACTTTAACTGCAGGGGCTGTTTCGCCGTCGCCAAAAAAGAGTGTGGAAGAAACTTCACAGTTGATAAACTTTTAGAACTACTGGTTAAATCTTGTCATAGGGTTTATGGTGGGCTTGTCGATGACGTGCAGATGACTGGCGGTGAACCGTTAAAAAATCCTAAGTATTTGTTCGCCCTCATTCAGGGGCTGAAAACCCTCGGTGTTAGCAAAGTTGGCATATCAACTAATGGATATATGCTCAGTGAGGATGTTATAGAAAGGCTCAAGGCTCTTGATGTGAATTATATTAAGTTGGATTTGAAAGCTTATAGTAAAGGCGTTCATAAATGGTATACCGGTAAAAGCAACACAAGAGTTTTGAAGGCAGTAAAGCTACTGCACAAGTATGGCCTAAACTTTTACGTACGAACAATAGTTATTCCAAACATAGTTGACGCTGCTGAAGTGGAGAAAATTGCAAAATTCTTAAGCTCCGTAGACATAAACATACTTTATAGGCTATACGAATTTGCTCCAGAACAGTTGGAAAATAAGATTTCTAGAAAACCCGCAGAAGAAGAAATGGTGAAAGCATACGTTGCGGCGAGAAAGCATTTAAAGAATGTTGAATTTTTCATTTATAAGCCCTCGAAACCATCCGCTTATAAAACTGCTTATGACCCAAACTATAGGGTTGTAGAAATTCGAGCCGATGAACTCTTAGAAACTTTTATGAAAATCGATAAAATAGC contains:
- a CDS encoding glycosyltransferase family 4 protein; the protein is MKSAKICVVTHLFLPHVGGIERVVYEQNKRLLQMGFKPAILTSNITGRKNYVFDGIEVYCYPVLKIGLEQGIPYIIPKPDSYRTFLKRIRDSDLVHVHGHPYPSSYLAVKLAKKYSKPIVLTQHNTFIKYGGFWDFAEKLNDLLIGRSVLQDSDKILVVSKATLNYILNLGADPRKTEVLYNGVDINRFKPSASKKDVKQFLGLSKDSFIVLTVRRLVYKNGIDLLLESARIAVEKNPKLLFLVAGGGPDFERISLKIREFKLEKNFKLLGFVSDELLPLYYNASDVFVLPSKSGEGMPLVLLEAMACGLPIIATNVGGVPEIVNKNCGKIVPSDDATALAEAVLEFSYSDASSIIGEIRKIVEQRYSWEENVERLIEIYEEFI
- the cobS gene encoding adenosylcobinamide-GDP ribazoletransferase, whose translation is MIKKIKNLIAFLTIFPVGMTEDCLIDASNLMYLFPAVGALIGFISGLFALALTHVLPNLLVGVAACGFILLLTGLHHMDGLLDFGDGLMYQGPPDKKIEIMHDKQTGTGGFMLGLITVLATALCISHLGQPIILQSLTASETLAKLSMVVLAGFGRSAHKGMNTYFVNAMHGSRRRLRLGAALAISLVTAFLALKTAGLITFGVNLIAALIILWVSNSHFKGVTGDVMGASNELTRMTSLLSILALASTGYI
- a CDS encoding TIGR00303 family protein, with translation MNDIIFAYNMEKGKVFLKQLTGKNTLFICVVGVTETAKISGISAAGKNPELTDYTPPADVELLLFGRCKCISGVPVTPEGIPTPALITRAALKLADIPVLVVNGGLKVKPQTPFIELGGSPGGDIRTGKAVEAAKEVMERAIVVGQNLAKTVDYLVVGESVPGGTTTALGVLLAMGVNAEGKVSSSMPNNPHKLKIETVKAGLEASGIKFGALATNPLKAISCVGDPVMPAFAGLVMGAADEVPVLMAGGTQMSAMLAIIKALKPDILDNLAIGTTRWIISDRNADLVGLVKQIADIPILAVNLNFSSSKFEGLKAYETGAVKEGVGAGGACIAAIMKSKGEISAEKIFREIEKAYSQLIHGEPQ
- a CDS encoding ABC transporter ATP-binding protein, giving the protein MVVLKVCGVDCYYGSVKVLEAVSFSVNSGELVGLLGPNGSGKTTLLRAISRTLKPKVGTVLLNEADIFNMKSSDVAKNLAVVPQSSSLEFDFTALDLVLMGRHPHMRRFEREDQTDLEIAKEAMMLTNTWHLAEKPINELSGGERQLVMIARALAQKPKVLLLDEPTSHLDISNQIGIMDLLKKICAEKGIATLAVFHDFNLAARYCDLAILLHKGKIFAIGKVDEILTEENIRKVFNVEVMVRKHSITNSIYIVPISQLQEMKPSKNLKIHVICGGGTGAPLIKLLYRNGYYITAGVLNLLDSDYEECLMLGIPTVSEAPFSPITDENHERNLGMIDQADIVILSNVCFGNGNLKNLDAALYAVKKGKKVIVVDETPIQQRDFTKGKAEELYVKLKNGDAITVKNCFEAASVLKILENEKRA
- a CDS encoding iron chelate uptake ABC transporter family permease subunit, with product MNSSSVEINYLKRFAKWSLILVSLSAILLFSMSVATAIGPMAIPFDRALKIILHEIPLLDNFIPVQWERIEESVIVQLRLPRVLSAVVVGVALSIAGVAFQCLFRNPMADPYVLGVASGAGFGAALAMVLRLGFSLFGAVYAIPFMASLGAVSTVFLVYGIAKTGTELPVLRLLLAGIAVSSFFSALISVMMALAGEDLHAVYMWLLGGFSLSKWEYIYIAAPTVIIGFIILYAFARDFNIILLGEEQAKQLGVEVEKVKKTVLIVSSIITAVAVSISGIIGFIGLIVPHIMRILVGPDHRILLPSSALTGASILVLCDTVARNIIRPLTLPTGIITTMLGCPFFIYLLKKTGKIRI
- a CDS encoding cobalamin-binding protein, with amino-acid sequence MKPFNIKATNAIKKLSVLKITIMLIGLFAFEVKRVDAGFPVTVIDDFGRTISIPKAPTRIVCISPGVTEMVYALDLGERVVGVDIYSDYPSEAIHKQRISNIYNPDPEEVAALSPDLIIMYSFFGPGDPNVENLERLGIPLIVTCPGTFNDIFRDIMLIGNATGKSSEAEALTGILRERVKRVNDLTSNATYKPKVYFEFWYPPINTAGPGSWPHHLIEIAGGVNIFGNASTKWVSPTDEEVINLNPDIIINVRGMPGYYETLETMKKRGSGWEEISAIKNGKVYSLDESLIARPGPRLVDGLEIIASILHPELFNVSNMLTLDLNTTELRFSTQTLTLQALIKADIEVLKAAGNGSLIAAALLDGPEVPKNLKFVGNYLKIECSIPEGLIFILKIYYHKSELKTLGVDENSLKIYYWNEEKHKWFPLESVINKDEGYVKAVVDHLTYFALMGEPQPDVWHTPIPLWITLVVVLILLLTCVTAYMISRKR
- a CDS encoding cobalamin-binding protein — translated: MHKVILTCLSMVLVIIVEALGLSVIGRASASFPVTLTDDIGRTVTITNPPQRIVCINPSTTEIAYALGLGDKVVGVDIYSDYPPEAVSKQRISDIYTPNPEEVAALNPDLVLMYSFFGPGDPYVSAIAALEGVNVIAIKPRSLNDIVNDIRLVGKATGKIEEAETLALQLNSTINQIKDKTSDVTDKPKVYMEFWYPPPWTFGPNTWGDEIINVTGGINIFGDAITDYVETTDEEVIARNPDIIISLYGAQHIHFATLEEIKKRPGWASINAVQNGKVYLLDENLIVRPGPRIVLGLEAVARFLHPELFGELNILALNTTILKASTQTLNLTGLVKADIIIFKAAGNGTLMAAATTDGPSPPSGLKLVGSYVKIECSTPESLVFVLKIYYSESELASLGIDENTLKIYYWSQEDERWLPLISSVNKDANYVEAFVPRLSDFALMGEGPPPIWRLSVELWLVVTTAMVIALVTMSLTYLVSKRRLRR
- a CDS encoding radical SAM protein codes for the protein MVLSRKVPFLTCEVTPRQKVKINLSGCNFNCRGCFAVAKKECGRNFTVDKLLELLVKSCHRVYGGLVDDVQMTGGEPLKNPKYLFALIQGLKTLGVSKVGISTNGYMLSEDVIERLKALDVNYIKLDLKAYSKGVHKWYTGKSNTRVLKAVKLLHKYGLNFYVRTIVIPNIVDAAEVEKIAKFLSSVDINILYRLYEFAPEQLENKISRKPAEEEMVKAYVAARKHLKNVEFFIYKPSKPSAYKTAYDPNYRVVEIRADELLETFMKIDKIAKSVDPEWNIQFFTMNQILKGAA